The proteins below are encoded in one region of Amorphus orientalis:
- a CDS encoding MarR family winged helix-turn-helix transcriptional regulator produces MARLDAAETWTDELNPAQLAALAYLSRANRFSRSPSQVAEYLGATRGTVSQTLKALERKGYVHETRSQSDKRSISYELTAAGADAAARRSPLSVALGRLEDSTAAELEDTLSALLSSIIRANGGRPFGVCRTCRHFRRNAEGAFCALLSVPLSASETEKICQEQEPV; encoded by the coding sequence ATGGCGCGTTTGGACGCCGCCGAAACGTGGACGGACGAGCTGAACCCAGCGCAGCTCGCCGCACTCGCCTACCTGTCGCGCGCAAACCGGTTTTCCCGCTCCCCCTCGCAGGTGGCCGAGTATCTGGGCGCGACGCGGGGGACGGTGTCGCAGACCCTGAAAGCCCTCGAGCGAAAGGGCTACGTGCATGAGACGCGCTCGCAGAGCGACAAGCGATCGATTTCCTACGAGCTGACCGCCGCGGGAGCGGATGCGGCGGCCCGACGAAGCCCGCTCTCAGTCGCCCTCGGCCGGCTTGAAGATTCCACGGCCGCCGAGCTGGAGGACACCTTGAGTGCGCTTCTTTCCTCCATCATTCGGGCCAATGGCGGACGCCCGTTCGGGGTCTGCCGGACATGCAGACATTTTCGCCGGAACGCGGAAGGCGCGTTCTGTGCCCTGCTTTCGGTCCCGCTTTCCGCCTCCGAGACCGAAAAAATTTGTCAGGAACAAGAGCCCGTATGA